A section of the Amycolatopsis sp. AA4 genome encodes:
- a CDS encoding bifunctional 2-polyprenyl-6-hydroxyphenol methylase/3-demethylubiquinol 3-O-methyltransferase UbiG: MPDDAIDPDEDARRRAGLALANGDPTGWFEPLYAAAEAGEAVLPWYRGEPSPELAAWIDGRPGDGRRALVVGCGMADDAELLAAAGYETSAFDVSPSAIKAVLNRFPDTVVSYRTADLLTPPAEFHYAFDLVVEIMTVQSMPKDVHDPAIASVSGFVAPGGTLVVGAVAEESIDLDTWSGPPWPLSKAEVESFARDGVTLTSLERVRDDSRWWAEFTR, translated from the coding sequence ATGCCAGACGACGCCATCGATCCCGACGAGGACGCCCGCCGCCGGGCCGGACTCGCCCTCGCCAACGGCGACCCCACCGGGTGGTTCGAGCCCCTCTACGCCGCGGCGGAAGCGGGCGAGGCCGTCCTGCCGTGGTACCGCGGCGAGCCCTCGCCGGAACTCGCCGCCTGGATCGACGGACGGCCCGGCGACGGGCGCCGCGCGCTGGTCGTCGGCTGCGGCATGGCCGACGACGCCGAACTCCTCGCCGCCGCCGGGTACGAGACGTCCGCCTTCGACGTGTCGCCCAGCGCGATCAAAGCCGTGCTCAACCGCTTCCCGGACACCGTCGTCTCCTACCGCACCGCGGACCTGCTCACCCCGCCCGCAGAGTTCCACTACGCCTTCGACCTGGTCGTGGAGATCATGACCGTCCAGTCGATGCCCAAAGACGTCCACGACCCGGCCATCGCGTCGGTCTCCGGATTCGTCGCCCCGGGCGGAACGCTCGTCGTCGGCGCGGTCGCCGAGGAAAGCATCGACCTCGACACCTGGTCCGGACCGCCGTGGCCGCTCAGCAAAGCCGAGGTCGAATCCTTCGCCCGCGACGGCGTCACCCTCACCTCGCTGGAACGAGTCCGCGACGACAGCCGCTGGTGGGCGGAGTTCACCCGCTGA
- the mptB gene encoding polyprenol phosphomannose-dependent alpha 1,6 mannosyltransferase MptB, which produces MATTIDDAQPNAGALGRQFLTPARFPYRTIAMGTVGSALLMLAALGAGGILIRDPVLGHGPLSWVRYGHGRALANALLYTGFGLVVWAWVRLGRYALAGRIGSKPILIAALCWMAPLLVSPPLFTRDVFSYLGQGAQLLYGLDPYANGPAELPVLPNVVQNVHPLWQTTPAPYGPLFLLISKGIVAITQDHMIAGVILTRLVLLVGLGMTLWALPRLVKHLGGKLPVALWVAVASPMMVIHLFGGPHNDLMMLGFLTIGMLAALERKHVVAVVLVTVGMLIKPTAAVALPFMVWMWAADMAGPSKTKNFFKAGAAAVGLFLPVFVVGTWVSLGSLNLGWWSGLKAPQLITNWLNFPSGIGEAVYNLVHLIANVQPSPFVTVARAIAMVGLVVFGIRQWWLARGGGKEAVYRAAITLLAVAILMPPTLPWYLTWGFVLISAFPWERRNLSAIVAISVFVTLVYYPTGEQALYDWWFIAIVVVVSLYSAASLLRPDPLGLVAAWRKKPKDEEFLPAKSS; this is translated from the coding sequence ATGGCCACTACTATCGACGACGCGCAGCCGAACGCCGGCGCCCTCGGCCGGCAGTTCCTGACGCCCGCGCGCTTCCCGTACCGGACCATCGCCATGGGCACGGTCGGCAGCGCCCTCCTCATGCTCGCCGCGCTCGGCGCCGGCGGCATCCTCATCCGCGACCCCGTCCTCGGCCACGGCCCGTTGTCCTGGGTCCGCTACGGCCACGGCCGCGCCCTCGCCAACGCCCTGCTCTACACCGGCTTCGGCCTGGTCGTGTGGGCGTGGGTCCGGCTCGGCCGCTACGCGCTCGCCGGACGCATCGGCAGCAAGCCGATCCTCATCGCCGCGCTGTGCTGGATGGCCCCGCTGCTCGTGTCGCCGCCGCTGTTCACCCGCGACGTCTTCTCCTACCTCGGCCAGGGCGCGCAGCTGCTCTACGGGCTCGACCCGTACGCCAACGGCCCCGCAGAACTGCCCGTGCTGCCGAACGTCGTGCAGAACGTGCACCCGCTGTGGCAGACCACGCCCGCCCCGTACGGGCCGCTGTTCCTGCTGATCTCCAAGGGCATCGTCGCGATCACCCAGGACCACATGATCGCCGGCGTCATCCTCACCCGGCTCGTCCTCCTCGTCGGCCTCGGCATGACCCTGTGGGCGCTGCCCCGCCTGGTCAAGCACCTCGGCGGGAAGCTCCCGGTCGCGCTGTGGGTCGCGGTCGCCAGCCCGATGATGGTCATCCACCTCTTCGGCGGCCCGCACAACGACCTGATGATGCTCGGCTTCCTCACCATCGGCATGCTCGCCGCGCTCGAGCGCAAGCACGTCGTCGCGGTCGTGCTCGTCACCGTCGGCATGCTGATCAAGCCGACCGCCGCCGTCGCGCTGCCGTTCATGGTCTGGATGTGGGCCGCCGACATGGCCGGCCCGTCGAAGACGAAGAACTTCTTCAAGGCCGGAGCCGCCGCGGTCGGGCTGTTCCTGCCGGTGTTCGTCGTCGGCACCTGGGTCTCGCTCGGCTCGCTCAACCTCGGCTGGTGGTCCGGCCTCAAGGCCCCGCAGCTCATCACCAACTGGCTGAACTTCCCCAGCGGCATCGGCGAGGCCGTCTACAACCTCGTCCACCTCATCGCCAACGTCCAGCCCTCGCCGTTCGTCACCGTCGCCCGCGCCATCGCGATGGTCGGCCTCGTCGTGTTCGGCATCCGCCAGTGGTGGCTCGCCCGCGGCGGCGGCAAGGAAGCCGTCTACCGGGCCGCGATCACGCTGCTGGCCGTCGCGATCCTCATGCCGCCGACCCTGCCGTGGTACCTCACCTGGGGCTTCGTGCTGATCTCCGCGTTCCCGTGGGAACGGCGGAACCTGTCGGCGATCGTCGCGATCTCGGTGTTCGTGACGCTCGTGTACTACCCGACGGGGGAGCAGGCGCTCTACGACTGGTGGTTCATCGCGATCGTCGTCGTGGTCAGCCTCTACTCGGCCGCGTCCCTGCTGCGCCCCGACCCGCTCGGCCTCGTCGCCGCGTGGCGGAAGAAGCCGAAGGACGAGGAATTCCTCCCCGCCAAATCCTCCTGA
- a CDS encoding M20/M25/M40 family metallo-hydrolase — protein MAEIDVVSLCADLIRFDTTNYGGGEAAGERLAAEYVAEFLDRHGVPSRILEPELQRSNVVARIPGADPALPALLVQGHLDVVPARAADWSVPPFSGEVRDGFLWGRGAVDMKDFCAMVLAAVASGLQPRRDLVLAFVADEEDRGDYGAHWLVKEHADLFEGCAAAISESGGYSYHVPAADGRKTRLYPVATAERGTAHLRLTATGRAGHGSRPNAENAVVRLVGALQRIADHRWPVQLTPTVRAFLERTGAALGVPVDLSSGDAVDETVARLGAAGSLVVPTVRNSTTPTMLDAGYKVNVIPSTATAQVDVRVLPGTEDELFAVLDSLLGEGVTREFVAHQPPVQAPVDSPWFDAMAGALRAEDPEAVVVPYCMGGGTDAKAFSQLGMACYGFAPLALPEGFPYRAMAHGVDERVPVEGLRFGTRVLTRFLESC, from the coding sequence ATGGCTGAGATCGACGTTGTTTCGCTGTGCGCGGACCTGATCCGGTTCGACACCACCAACTACGGCGGCGGGGAGGCGGCGGGCGAACGGCTCGCCGCCGAGTACGTCGCCGAATTCCTTGACCGGCACGGGGTTCCTTCGCGGATCCTGGAGCCCGAGCTCCAGCGGTCGAACGTCGTCGCGCGGATCCCGGGCGCCGATCCGGCGCTGCCCGCGCTGCTCGTGCAGGGGCATCTCGACGTGGTGCCCGCCCGCGCCGCCGATTGGTCTGTACCGCCGTTTTCCGGCGAGGTGCGCGACGGGTTCCTGTGGGGCCGCGGCGCGGTCGACATGAAGGATTTCTGTGCGATGGTGCTGGCCGCCGTCGCCTCCGGGCTTCAGCCGCGGCGGGATCTCGTGCTGGCATTCGTCGCCGACGAGGAGGACCGCGGCGACTACGGCGCGCACTGGCTGGTCAAGGAGCACGCGGACCTGTTCGAGGGCTGCGCGGCGGCAATCAGCGAATCCGGCGGGTACAGCTATCACGTGCCCGCCGCGGACGGCCGGAAAACGCGGCTGTATCCGGTGGCCACGGCCGAGCGCGGCACCGCGCACCTGCGGCTCACCGCGACCGGGCGGGCCGGGCACGGGTCGCGGCCGAACGCGGAGAACGCGGTCGTGCGGCTGGTCGGGGCGTTGCAGCGGATCGCGGATCACCGCTGGCCGGTGCAGCTGACGCCGACCGTGCGCGCGTTCCTGGAACGGACCGGCGCGGCGCTCGGGGTGCCCGTGGACCTCTCGTCGGGCGACGCGGTCGACGAAACCGTGGCGCGGCTGGGCGCGGCCGGGTCGCTGGTGGTGCCGACGGTGCGCAACAGCACCACGCCGACGATGCTCGACGCCGGGTACAAGGTGAACGTGATCCCGTCGACGGCCACCGCGCAGGTCGACGTGCGGGTGCTGCCGGGGACCGAGGACGAGCTGTTCGCGGTGCTGGATTCGCTGCTGGGCGAGGGAGTCACGCGGGAGTTCGTGGCGCATCAGCCGCCGGTGCAGGCTCCGGTCGATTCGCCGTGGTTCGACGCGATGGCCGGCGCGCTGCGGGCGGAGGACCCGGAAGCGGTCGTGGTGCCGTACTGCATGGGCGGCGGGACGGACGCGAAGGCGTTCAGCCAGCTGGGGATGGCGTGCTACGGCTTCGCTCCCCTGGCGCTGCCGGAAGGCTTCCCGTACCGGGCGATGGCGCACGGCGTGGACGAACGGGTGCCGGTGGAGGGGCTGCGGTTCGGGACGCGGGTGCTGACGCGGTTCCTCGAGTCCTGCTGA
- a CDS encoding methyltransferase domain-containing protein, translating into MPEDRLATSHERAAGRPWDESYQDGPAPWDLGRPQPAIVELAAEGAFRGTVLDAGCGTGENALHLAASGLSIVGIDVAETAVAQAQEKARRRGIAAEFAVGDAFRLSTLDRTFDTVLDCGLFHTFDAQERQAYVASLASVTEPGARLHVLCFRETDGDAGPHPVARTELEAPFRRETGWQLETVRDSRIVARFAPDGLPAWLATIRRVRA; encoded by the coding sequence ATGCCCGAGGACCGTCTCGCGACGAGCCACGAACGCGCAGCCGGGCGTCCGTGGGACGAGTCCTATCAGGACGGTCCGGCCCCGTGGGACCTCGGCCGCCCGCAACCGGCGATCGTCGAACTCGCCGCCGAGGGCGCGTTCCGCGGGACGGTCCTCGACGCCGGATGCGGCACCGGCGAGAACGCGCTGCACCTCGCCGCGTCCGGACTGTCCATTGTGGGCATCGACGTCGCGGAAACCGCCGTGGCGCAAGCACAAGAGAAAGCCCGCCGACGAGGGATAGCGGCCGAGTTCGCGGTCGGAGACGCGTTCCGTCTGTCCACTTTGGACCGAACCTTCGACACGGTCCTCGACTGCGGGCTCTTCCACACCTTCGACGCCCAGGAACGCCAGGCCTACGTCGCCAGTCTCGCGTCCGTCACCGAACCGGGCGCGAGACTGCATGTCCTGTGCTTCCGCGAAACCGACGGGGACGCCGGACCGCATCCGGTCGCGCGCACCGAGCTCGAAGCCCCGTTCCGGCGCGAAACCGGCTGGCAGCTGGAAACCGTGCGAGACAGCCGGATCGTCGCCAGGTTCGCCCCGGACGGGCTCCCCGCCTGGCTGGCGACGATCCGGCGCGTCCGCGCCTGA
- a CDS encoding ABC transporter ATP-binding protein, whose translation MTALLELKNLGVTYRTGGGDVPAVRGVDLRLDAGGTLGVAGESGSGKSTVAMSVLRLLPRSAKITGEVLLDGEDVNAMRWGRLRAVRWAEASVVFQGAMHALNPVRRVGEQIAEPIRLHAPEGAARSEAQVQARVTELLEQVDLPRSRASAYPHELSGGQKQRVMIAMALACEPRLVIADEPTTALDVIVQAQVLSVLSKLVAERGIGLVMISHDLSVLAATCERIAVMYDGELVEERPSAELMSSPRHEHSKALAAAFPTVGDPVSRYAPATATPLPPEPEERAGADGAPLLAAEDLHVTFRDRKGKRIHAVNGVDLEVRRDEIVALVGQSGSGKTTLARTLLGLQKPDSGTVRYAGKPVPSGGAGLRAYRREVQLVLQDPTSALNPAHSVYEAVAEGPRIHGLPNERDIVLDALESAELRPPEKYLDRLPHELSGGQRQRVVIAGALALEPSLLLADEPVASLDASVRGEILALLLRLRRRLGLSALVITHDLGLAWNIADRVAVMYRGELVETGTVEQVLLDPHHEYTKSLLAALPGGTAQRTAADR comes from the coding sequence GTGACCGCGCTGCTCGAACTGAAAAACCTCGGCGTCACCTACCGCACCGGCGGCGGCGACGTCCCCGCGGTCCGCGGCGTCGACCTGCGCCTCGACGCGGGCGGCACGCTCGGCGTCGCGGGGGAGTCCGGCTCCGGCAAGTCCACCGTCGCGATGAGCGTGCTCCGGCTCCTGCCTCGCAGCGCGAAGATCACCGGCGAGGTCCTGCTCGACGGCGAGGACGTCAACGCCATGCGCTGGGGACGGCTGCGCGCGGTCCGCTGGGCCGAGGCGTCGGTCGTGTTCCAGGGCGCGATGCACGCGCTCAACCCGGTCCGCCGCGTCGGCGAGCAGATCGCCGAACCCATCCGGCTGCACGCGCCCGAGGGCGCCGCCCGGTCCGAAGCGCAGGTGCAGGCGCGGGTGACCGAACTGCTCGAACAGGTCGACCTGCCCCGCTCGCGGGCGAGCGCGTACCCGCACGAACTGTCCGGCGGCCAGAAACAGCGCGTGATGATCGCGATGGCCCTGGCGTGCGAACCGCGGCTGGTCATCGCCGACGAACCCACCACCGCACTCGACGTCATCGTGCAGGCCCAGGTGCTGTCCGTGCTGTCGAAACTCGTCGCCGAACGCGGCATCGGGCTGGTCATGATCAGCCACGACCTGTCCGTGCTCGCCGCCACCTGCGAACGCATCGCGGTGATGTACGACGGCGAACTCGTCGAGGAACGGCCCAGCGCCGAGCTGATGTCCTCGCCGCGGCACGAACACAGCAAAGCGCTCGCCGCCGCGTTCCCGACGGTCGGCGACCCGGTCTCGCGCTACGCCCCGGCCACCGCGACGCCGCTGCCGCCGGAACCGGAGGAACGCGCCGGCGCGGACGGTGCGCCGCTGCTCGCCGCCGAGGACCTGCACGTCACGTTCCGTGACCGCAAGGGCAAGCGGATCCACGCCGTCAACGGGGTGGACCTCGAGGTCCGCCGGGACGAGATCGTCGCGCTGGTCGGCCAGTCCGGCTCGGGCAAGACCACCCTCGCCCGCACGCTGCTCGGCCTGCAGAAACCCGACTCCGGCACGGTCCGCTACGCGGGCAAACCGGTGCCCTCGGGCGGGGCCGGGCTGCGCGCGTACCGGCGGGAAGTCCAGCTCGTGCTCCAGGACCCGACGAGCGCGCTCAACCCGGCCCACAGCGTGTACGAGGCGGTCGCCGAAGGGCCCCGCATCCACGGCCTGCCGAACGAACGCGACATCGTGCTCGACGCGCTCGAATCCGCCGAACTGCGCCCGCCGGAGAAATACCTCGACCGGCTCCCGCACGAACTGTCCGGCGGCCAGCGCCAGCGCGTCGTCATCGCCGGAGCGCTCGCGCTCGAACCGTCGCTGCTGCTCGCCGACGAACCGGTGGCCTCGCTGGACGCGTCGGTGCGCGGCGAAATCCTCGCGCTGCTGCTCCGGCTGCGCCGCCGGCTCGGCCTCTCCGCGCTCGTCATCACCCACGACCTGGGCCTGGCCTGGAACATCGCCGACCGGGTCGCGGTGATGTACCGCGGCGAGCTCGTCGAAACCGGTACCGTCGAACAAGTCCTGCTCGACCCGCACCACGAGTACACGAAGTCGCTGCTCGCGGCGCTCCCCGGGGGCACCGCGCAGCGGACCGCGGCCGACCGCTGA
- a CDS encoding ABC transporter substrate-binding protein → MRRVFGVVTAGTLAILPLPAAPTAQAVQQQGQPKVLRVALTTGIDHLNPFTAGLAASTQVGRFIYEFLTIPSEDKAEAAPALAESWTTSPDKLTWTFKIRQGAKWSDGQPVTAKDAAFTFNRMLTDSTARTANGNYVASFESVAAPDDATLVIKTKTVQSSMTLLDVPIVPEHVWSQIKDLSDPKTDTVPVVGVDDGPYQITEYKQNEYVKFKANKNYWRGAPKVDELQLLVFKDVEAAVNALKQGEVDVINRLTPTQYDALKGQPNIELNKAPGRRYNALNLNFGVENSENKPIGNGNPVLKDIRVRQAIAQSVDIKTIVDKVAGGYAQPGGGVIPPIYSAYHWDPAPGEARKFDLAAANAALDAAGYPKGQDGVRTAPGGARLELRLTGHANRAQDQRLAQYLTGWLHDIGISVKQELVSDDELNDRTNAGNYDLAISGYANNPDPDYSLALHTCAARPNAEGKGGTTDTFFCDPQYDALYAKQLAETDPAVRAGYVKQAQARLYSQAVNVVYDYDNVLEAYRSDKFSSFGKQPQPEGSILEQTAYWGVYGAVPADASAASSDSGSGSTVWIVVGAVVLVVLVGGGVALSRRGKSADDRE, encoded by the coding sequence TTGCGCCGCGTTTTCGGTGTCGTGACGGCAGGAACGCTGGCGATTCTGCCGCTGCCGGCCGCGCCGACGGCACAGGCGGTACAGCAGCAGGGGCAGCCGAAGGTGCTGCGGGTCGCGCTGACCACTGGTATCGACCACTTGAACCCGTTCACCGCCGGGCTCGCCGCGTCGACCCAGGTGGGCCGGTTCATCTACGAGTTCCTGACGATCCCGTCGGAGGACAAGGCCGAGGCCGCGCCGGCGCTCGCCGAATCGTGGACGACGTCGCCGGACAAGCTGACCTGGACGTTCAAGATCCGCCAGGGCGCGAAGTGGTCCGACGGGCAGCCGGTCACCGCGAAGGACGCCGCGTTCACCTTCAACCGGATGCTCACCGACTCCACCGCGCGCACCGCGAACGGCAACTACGTCGCGAGCTTCGAATCGGTGGCCGCGCCGGACGACGCCACGCTGGTGATCAAGACGAAGACCGTGCAGTCGTCGATGACCCTGCTCGACGTCCCGATCGTGCCCGAACACGTGTGGTCTCAGATCAAGGACCTCAGCGACCCGAAGACCGACACCGTCCCGGTCGTCGGCGTCGACGACGGGCCGTACCAGATCACCGAGTACAAGCAGAACGAGTACGTCAAGTTCAAGGCCAACAAGAACTACTGGCGCGGCGCGCCCAAGGTCGACGAACTGCAGCTGCTGGTGTTCAAGGACGTCGAAGCCGCGGTGAACGCCCTCAAGCAGGGCGAGGTCGACGTGATCAACCGGCTCACCCCGACCCAGTACGACGCGCTCAAGGGCCAGCCGAACATCGAGCTGAACAAGGCTCCCGGCCGCCGCTACAACGCGCTCAACCTCAACTTCGGCGTCGAGAACTCCGAGAACAAGCCGATCGGCAACGGCAACCCGGTGCTCAAGGACATCCGGGTGCGCCAGGCGATCGCGCAGTCGGTCGACATCAAGACCATCGTGGACAAGGTCGCCGGCGGCTACGCCCAGCCCGGCGGCGGCGTGATCCCGCCGATCTACTCGGCCTACCACTGGGATCCGGCTCCGGGGGAGGCGCGCAAGTTCGACCTCGCCGCCGCCAACGCCGCGCTCGACGCGGCCGGCTACCCGAAGGGCCAGGACGGCGTCCGCACCGCGCCCGGCGGCGCGCGTCTCGAACTGCGCCTCACCGGGCACGCGAACCGCGCACAGGACCAGCGCCTCGCGCAGTACCTCACCGGCTGGCTGCACGATATCGGCATCTCGGTGAAACAGGAACTCGTCTCCGACGACGAGCTGAACGACCGCACCAACGCGGGCAACTACGACCTCGCGATTTCCGGCTACGCCAACAACCCGGACCCGGACTACTCGCTGGCCCTGCACACCTGCGCCGCGCGGCCGAACGCCGAGGGCAAGGGCGGCACGACCGACACGTTCTTCTGCGACCCGCAGTACGACGCGCTCTACGCCAAGCAGCTCGCCGAAACCGACCCGGCCGTCCGCGCCGGCTACGTCAAGCAGGCCCAGGCGCGGCTGTACTCCCAGGCCGTAAACGTCGTCTACGACTACGACAACGTGCTCGAGGCCTACCGCTCCGACAAGTTCTCCTCGTTCGGCAAGCAGCCGCAGCCCGAGGGTTCGATCCTCGAGCAGACCGCCTACTGGGGCGTGTACGGCGCGGTCCCGGCCGACGCCTCGGCGGCTTCTTCGGACAGCGGCTCCGGTTCGACCGTGTGGATCGTCGTCGGCGCGGTGGTGCTCGTCGTGCTCGTGGGCGGCGGCGTCGCGCTGTCCCGCCGCGGCAAGTCCGCCGACGACCGGGAGTGA
- a CDS encoding ABC transporter permease, which translates to MTAATGTPAESARAIAWRRRRAGIARTWHEFATQKAALAGLVLLALTVLLALLLPVISDPSGLDVTRVTGKPLSPPDGQFWLGTDIDGRSVLLMTLWGTRISLLVGFCATVLSVFIGTLIGIAAAHFGGWVSAILLRFTDFFLVLPSLVLAIALSAVLPRGIWTIVLAIGVTAWPSTARLVRAQTLTIESRPYIERARALGGGHLHVIAKHVLPGVAPLVLANTTLVVGNAVIADATLSFLGVGDPTAISWGAMLETALNNGAVTRGAWWNLLPPGLAIVAVVLMFTLVGRGLETVLNPRLKGRHS; encoded by the coding sequence ATGACCGCCGCCACCGGAACCCCGGCCGAAAGCGCCCGCGCGATCGCGTGGCGCCGCCGCCGCGCCGGAATCGCCCGCACCTGGCACGAGTTCGCGACGCAGAAAGCCGCGCTCGCCGGGCTGGTCCTGCTCGCGCTCACCGTGCTGCTCGCCCTCCTGCTGCCGGTAATCAGCGACCCGAGCGGCCTCGACGTCACCCGCGTCACCGGCAAACCGCTCAGCCCGCCGGACGGCCAGTTCTGGCTCGGCACCGACATCGACGGCCGCTCGGTGCTGCTGATGACGTTGTGGGGCACCAGGATCTCCCTGCTCGTCGGGTTCTGCGCCACCGTGCTCAGCGTGTTCATCGGCACCCTGATCGGCATCGCCGCCGCGCACTTCGGCGGCTGGGTGTCGGCGATCCTGTTGCGGTTCACCGACTTCTTCCTCGTGCTGCCGTCGCTGGTGCTCGCGATCGCGTTGTCGGCCGTGCTGCCGCGCGGGATCTGGACCATCGTGCTCGCCATCGGCGTCACCGCCTGGCCGAGCACCGCCCGGCTGGTCCGCGCCCAGACCCTCACCATCGAAAGCCGCCCCTACATCGAACGCGCCCGCGCGCTCGGCGGCGGCCACCTGCACGTGATCGCGAAACACGTGCTGCCCGGCGTCGCCCCGCTCGTGCTCGCCAACACCACGCTCGTGGTCGGCAACGCGGTCATCGCCGACGCCACCCTGTCGTTCCTCGGCGTCGGCGACCCCACCGCGATCTCCTGGGGCGCGATGCTCGAAACCGCCCTCAACAACGGCGCGGTCACCCGCGGCGCCTGGTGGAACCTGCTCCCGCCGGGCCTCGCGATCGTGGCCGTCGTCCTGATGTTCACCCTCGTCGGCCGCGGCCTCGAAACCGTGCTGAACCCGCGGCTCAAAGGACGGCACTCGTGA
- a CDS encoding M55 family metallopeptidase encodes MRILISADMEGATGVTWTDDVVPGSPQWQRFRGMFTGDVNAVLAGLYAAGATDVLVNEAHSSQRNLLLEDLDERARMLTGRHKPLSMMQGIDSGVDGVVFLGYHAGAGFDGVLSHTYLENQITGVWLDDVPASEGRLNAAMAGEYGVPVLLVSGDDQTCEDARDYAPDAELVQVKECVSRYAAICLPPARTAQLLETGAREAMGRAGRTERTPGRHRIEVEFDASHLAQATAVIPTVEQTGTRRVAFEAPSMTEAMKAFKVVTAIAAGAVQGIYG; translated from the coding sequence ATGCGGATCCTGATCTCGGCCGACATGGAAGGCGCCACGGGGGTCACCTGGACCGACGACGTCGTGCCCGGGAGCCCGCAGTGGCAGCGGTTCCGGGGCATGTTCACCGGCGACGTCAACGCGGTCCTGGCCGGCCTGTACGCGGCGGGCGCGACCGACGTGCTCGTCAACGAGGCGCACTCGTCGCAGCGCAACCTGCTGCTGGAAGACCTCGACGAACGCGCGCGGATGCTGACCGGGCGGCACAAGCCGCTGTCGATGATGCAGGGCATCGATTCCGGTGTGGACGGTGTGGTGTTCCTCGGCTACCACGCCGGGGCCGGGTTCGACGGTGTCCTGTCGCACACGTACCTGGAAAACCAGATCACCGGCGTGTGGCTGGACGACGTGCCGGCGAGCGAGGGCAGGCTGAACGCGGCGATGGCCGGCGAGTACGGCGTGCCGGTGCTGCTGGTCAGCGGCGACGACCAGACCTGCGAGGACGCGCGCGACTACGCGCCGGACGCGGAACTGGTGCAGGTCAAGGAATGCGTGAGCCGGTACGCGGCGATCTGCCTTCCGCCCGCGCGCACCGCGCAGCTGCTGGAAACCGGCGCGCGCGAGGCGATGGGCCGCGCCGGGCGGACCGAGCGGACTCCGGGGCGGCACCGGATCGAGGTCGAGTTCGACGCGAGCCATCTGGCGCAGGCGACGGCGGTCATCCCGACCGTGGAGCAGACCGGGACGCGCCGCGTCGCGTTCGAGGCGCCGAGCATGACCGAAGCGATGAAAGCGTTCAAGGTGGTCACGGCCATCGCGGCAGGGGCGGTGCAGGGCATTTATGGCTGA
- a CDS encoding ABC transporter permease, producing MSQALAPDQASVLADPDEHRGGTGTLRFVLTKIAEAAASVFLVIVLGFFLFRLLPGDPVAFMARERPTDPGQIAELREKLGIDKPILTQFGHYFAGLFQGDFGESYIERRPVLDMIGERLWPTVLLVGSATILAVALGLWLGVRAAWKRDSFFDRAQTGIALTLWAVPQFWLGLLLLVAANGLFPSRGMHSPDAGPGFFAQSLDVLHHLFLPCLTLLAVFYAQYMLVMRSSLLGEMNADYLTTARAKGLRDDLVRRRHAVPNALLPTVTLIFMQFGMVVAGAVTVEAVFSWPGLGQLTYDALHGPDLPVLQGVFIVLASAVVLMNLFAELLYRVLDPRVRTA from the coding sequence GTGAGCCAAGCCCTCGCGCCCGACCAGGCCTCGGTGCTCGCCGACCCCGACGAGCACCGAGGCGGGACCGGGACCCTCCGGTTCGTCCTCACGAAGATCGCCGAGGCGGCCGCCAGCGTGTTCCTGGTGATCGTCCTCGGGTTCTTCCTCTTCCGGCTGCTGCCGGGCGACCCGGTCGCGTTCATGGCCCGCGAACGCCCCACCGACCCCGGCCAGATCGCCGAGCTGCGCGAAAAACTCGGCATCGACAAGCCGATCCTCACGCAGTTCGGGCACTACTTCGCCGGCCTTTTCCAAGGCGACTTCGGCGAGTCCTACATCGAACGCCGCCCGGTGCTGGACATGATCGGCGAACGGCTGTGGCCGACCGTGCTGCTCGTCGGCAGCGCGACGATCCTGGCCGTCGCGCTCGGGCTGTGGCTCGGCGTCCGCGCGGCGTGGAAGCGCGACAGCTTCTTCGACCGCGCGCAGACCGGCATCGCGCTGACCCTCTGGGCGGTCCCGCAGTTCTGGCTCGGCCTGCTGCTGCTCGTCGCGGCCAACGGCCTGTTCCCGAGCCGGGGCATGCACTCGCCCGACGCCGGTCCCGGGTTCTTCGCCCAGAGCCTCGACGTGCTGCACCACCTGTTCCTGCCGTGCCTGACGCTGCTCGCGGTGTTCTACGCGCAGTACATGCTGGTGATGCGCTCGTCGCTGCTCGGCGAAATGAACGCCGACTACCTCACCACCGCCCGCGCGAAAGGCCTGCGCGACGACCTCGTCCGGCGCCGGCACGCGGTCCCGAACGCGCTGCTGCCCACCGTGACGCTGATCTTCATGCAGTTCGGCATGGTGGTCGCCGGCGCCGTCACCGTCGAAGCGGTGTTCAGCTGGCCCGGGCTCGGCCAGCTCACCTACGACGCGCTGCACGGCCCGGATCTGCCGGTGCTGCAAGGGGTTTTCATCGTCCTCGCCAGCGCTGTCGTCCTGATGAACCTGTTCGCGGAGCTGCTCTACCGCGTGCTCGACCCGAGGGTGCGTACCGCATGA